One bacterium genomic window carries:
- a CDS encoding DUF2249 domain-containing protein — protein sequence MKLSPAYAKLKNPLLRKTVAKVATLQQVAKIGEVSIGVLINTLRKELGIEEQWKGGAADKPDIDSVPDWFAQTKIAALLDAAPILEAGEHPLGRVMSDLEKLKAGEIYELITPFVPAPLLDAVNKKGFEVWSQKQSDGSVRSYFCKRTFEV from the coding sequence ATGAAACTATCACCGGCTTACGCAAAATTGAAAAATCCGCTGTTGCGCAAGACGGTCGCAAAGGTGGCGACATTGCAACAGGTGGCGAAGATCGGCGAAGTATCGATCGGAGTCCTGATCAACACTCTGCGCAAAGAGCTTGGCATTGAAGAGCAGTGGAAGGGCGGCGCAGCCGATAAGCCCGATATTGACTCAGTTCCGGATTGGTTTGCGCAGACAAAGATTGCGGCTTTGCTTGATGCCGCGCCGATTCTTGAAGCAGGGGAGCATCCGCTCGGCAGAGTGATGAGCGACCTTGAAAAACTCAAAGCTGGTGAGATCTATGAATTGATCACGCCGTTTGTGCCGGCGCCACTTCTGGACGCGGTCAACAAGAAGGGTTTCGAAGTTTGGTCACAGAAGCAGTCGGATGGTTCGGTGCGGTCGTATTTCTGCAAGCGGACGTTTGAGGTGTAG